In one window of Hymenobacter nivis DNA:
- a CDS encoding glycosyltransferase, which translates to MPLPPPVLLVLAWDDADPAVHRVAATAALPALPTLPLVRALAAAQPTLAVLPQLPEPGAAEATTEAGPAVIDLGAGSHLVGLGDLAPGTLAAGWAAAAARPVPNAPAAGAPAGLANVQLRPPLAQHAAAGWRAPAAPYLGSAETAAAPVVAALTVETSLAETTSVDEAAAAATPGLAPTGPAGAPAPPAAPISVLPGVAPAPLFDQPEAEIGAGEAAALAEDDPDLSVEVLPVAAPTPGPARASLTQGLAALHRAPAAEAAPPTFGLSDGLHYRVIQYARFATYVLDGDGEDFGVIYAPDWPTWLAALEVRARTRRPLVVHLRLLAAESAAPAERGWLLELERMALRFAHTVLVTSDELRAQALRHYPLLIPGQVRTVAADDADGVRAVLAEIDRATRP; encoded by the coding sequence ATGCCTCTTCCTCCCCCCGTTTTGCTCGTGCTGGCCTGGGACGACGCCGACCCTGCCGTTCACCGCGTAGCGGCCACCGCGGCGCTGCCGGCCCTACCCACCCTGCCGCTCGTGCGGGCCCTGGCCGCCGCGCAGCCCACCCTGGCCGTGCTGCCCCAGCTGCCCGAGCCCGGTGCCGCCGAGGCCACCACCGAGGCCGGCCCCGCCGTAATAGACTTAGGCGCAGGCTCCCATTTGGTGGGCTTGGGCGACCTTGCGCCCGGGACACTGGCCGCCGGCTGGGCCGCCGCCGCCGCCCGCCCCGTGCCCAACGCACCCGCCGCCGGGGCCCCGGCCGGTCTTGCCAACGTGCAATTGCGCCCGCCCCTGGCGCAGCACGCCGCGGCCGGTTGGCGGGCTCCCGCCGCCCCGTACCTCGGCAGCGCCGAAACGGCAGCAGCCCCGGTTGTAGCAGCCCTAACCGTGGAAACTTCGCTGGCAGAAACCACTTCAGTAGACGAAGCGGCCGCGGCTGCCACACCTGGGCTGGCCCCGACGGGGCCTGCGGGGGCCCCCGCGCCGCCAGCTGCACCCATTTCTGTGCTCCCTGGCGTCGCACCGGCGCCGCTGTTCGACCAACCCGAGGCAGAAATTGGCGCGGGCGAGGCGGCCGCTTTAGCCGAAGACGACCCCGACCTTTCGGTAGAAGTGCTGCCCGTGGCTGCGCCCACGCCGGGCCCCGCCCGCGCCTCGCTCACGCAGGGGCTGGCGGCGCTGCACCGGGCCCCGGCGGCCGAGGCCGCACCGCCCACCTTTGGCCTCTCCGACGGCCTGCATTACCGCGTTATTCAATACGCCCGCTTTGCCACGTACGTGCTCGACGGCGACGGCGAGGACTTCGGCGTGATTTACGCCCCCGACTGGCCCACTTGGCTGGCGGCGCTGGAAGTCCGGGCCCGCACCCGGCGGCCGCTGGTGGTGCACCTGCGCCTGCTGGCGGCCGAGTCGGCGGCGCCGGCCGAGCGTGGCTGGCTGCTGGAGCTGGAGCGCATGGCGCTCCGCTTCGCCCACACCGTGCTAGTGACGAGCGACGAGCTCCGCGCCCAGGCCCTCCGCCACTACCCCTTGCTGATCCCCGGCCAAGTGCGCACCGTAGCCGCTGACGATGCCGACGGCGTACGCGCTGTGCTGGCCGAAATTGACCGGGCCACGCGGCCCTAA
- a CDS encoding YdeI/OmpD-associated family protein: MESFQAEQEFEAVLETDSADGGLFVAVPFSVQDVYGTKGKLPVQTTLDGFPHRTTLAPLGDGHHGLPVPREVRRALGKTVGDTLRVALRHAPEVHVVTLPPDLATALDATPAARTFFETLLRPDQRDYVRWLDGAKTAEGRTQRLATTLQRLRNGLKRA, encoded by the coding sequence ATGGAATCCTTTCAGGCCGAACAAGAATTTGAAGCCGTGCTCGAAACCGACAGCGCCGACGGCGGCCTTTTCGTGGCCGTGCCGTTCTCCGTGCAAGATGTGTACGGCACCAAGGGTAAGCTGCCCGTGCAAACCACCCTCGACGGCTTTCCGCACCGCACCACCCTAGCCCCGCTCGGCGACGGCCACCACGGCCTGCCGGTGCCCCGGGAAGTGCGCCGGGCCCTGGGCAAAACCGTGGGCGATACCCTGCGCGTGGCCCTGCGCCACGCCCCCGAGGTGCACGTCGTAACCCTGCCGCCCGACCTGGCCACGGCCCTCGACGCCACGCCCGCCGCCCGCACGTTCTTCGAAACCCTCCTCCGCCCCGACCAGCGCGACTACGTGCGCTGGCTCGACGGCGCCAAAACCGCCGAGGGCCGCACCCAGCGCCTGGCCACCACCCTCCAGCGCCTACGCAACGGCCTAAAGCGCGCTTAG
- a CDS encoding alpha amylase C-terminal domain-containing protein, with product MEPTAPSAAPVPQLPLVQQDSWLVPFEPVLRQRQQRLATRLAEIEAHHGSLEAYATAHQQLGLHYDGRRRGFRYREWAPGAEALYLVGDFNGWDRQANPLQRLDYGVWEIFLPDKEYKDRLVHNSKYKVHVVSANGAQDRLPATARRVVQDDHTKDYAAQVWRPAVPFAWTDQKFRVAVAVKEPFIYEAHVGMATEESRVGLYREFADHILPRIEADGYNCVQLMAVMEHPYYGSFGYHVANFFAPSSRFGTPEELKYLVNEAHRRGIAVLLDVVHSHAVKNQAEGLADFDGSGNLYFHEGERGNHLGWDSKLFDYGRPEVQQFLLSNLRYWLEEFHFDGFRFDGVTSMLYHHHGEGVAFVGYEQYFGPGADEDAILYLQLATTLVHGFRKGALLVAEDMSGLPGLCRPIAEGGIGFDYRLAMGIPDFWIKLLKHTPDEGWNLGELWHVLTNRRQGEKTVAYAESHDQALVGDKTLAQWLFGDGIYHHMAVADPDPNAARALALHKIIRLLTLTAGGEAYLDFIGNEFGHPEWVDFPREGNGWSYQHARRQWSLADNPDLKYHFLGDFDKALIHLAKAHHVLAAGPAQLLHHDEENKVLAFARGPLMVIVNLHVTASQPDYRFWVPKEGRYRVVLSSDDSQFGGFDRPDEHYIYETYEQHLRVYLPSRVALVLALA from the coding sequence ATGGAACCCACCGCCCCGTCCGCTGCTCCCGTTCCCCAACTGCCGCTCGTGCAGCAGGATTCCTGGCTCGTTCCTTTCGAGCCGGTCCTGCGCCAGCGCCAGCAGCGTCTGGCCACCCGCCTGGCCGAAATTGAAGCGCACCACGGCTCGCTCGAAGCCTACGCCACGGCCCACCAGCAGTTGGGCCTGCACTACGACGGCCGCCGCCGTGGCTTCCGTTACCGCGAGTGGGCCCCGGGGGCCGAGGCGCTGTACCTGGTGGGCGATTTCAACGGCTGGGACCGCCAGGCCAACCCGCTGCAACGGCTCGACTACGGGGTATGGGAAATTTTTCTGCCCGACAAGGAATACAAGGACCGGCTGGTGCACAACAGTAAGTACAAGGTGCACGTCGTCAGCGCCAACGGGGCCCAGGACCGCCTGCCCGCCACCGCACGCCGCGTAGTGCAGGACGACCACACCAAGGACTACGCCGCCCAGGTGTGGCGGCCCGCCGTGCCCTTTGCCTGGACGGACCAGAAGTTCCGGGTGGCGGTGGCCGTGAAGGAGCCGTTTATCTACGAGGCCCACGTGGGCATGGCCACCGAGGAAAGCCGTGTGGGCCTCTACCGCGAGTTTGCCGACCACATTTTGCCCCGCATCGAGGCCGACGGCTACAACTGTGTGCAGCTGATGGCCGTGATGGAGCACCCGTACTACGGCTCGTTTGGTTACCACGTGGCCAACTTTTTCGCGCCTAGCTCGCGCTTCGGCACGCCCGAGGAGCTGAAGTACCTCGTCAACGAGGCCCACCGGCGCGGCATCGCCGTGCTGCTCGACGTGGTGCACTCGCACGCCGTGAAAAACCAGGCCGAGGGCCTGGCCGACTTCGACGGCTCGGGCAATCTGTACTTCCACGAGGGCGAGCGGGGCAACCACCTGGGCTGGGACTCGAAGCTGTTCGACTACGGCCGGCCCGAGGTGCAGCAATTCTTGCTCAGTAACTTGCGCTACTGGCTGGAGGAGTTTCACTTCGACGGCTTCCGCTTCGATGGCGTGACGAGCATGCTCTACCACCACCACGGCGAGGGCGTGGCCTTCGTGGGCTACGAGCAGTATTTCGGGCCCGGGGCCGACGAGGACGCTATTCTGTACCTCCAACTGGCCACCACGCTGGTGCACGGGTTCAGGAAGGGGGCCCTGTTGGTGGCCGAGGACATGAGCGGCCTGCCCGGCCTGTGCCGCCCCATCGCCGAGGGCGGCATCGGCTTCGACTACCGCCTGGCGATGGGCATCCCCGACTTCTGGATTAAGCTGCTCAAGCACACCCCCGACGAGGGCTGGAACCTGGGCGAGCTGTGGCACGTGCTCACCAACCGCCGCCAAGGCGAGAAAACGGTGGCCTATGCCGAGAGCCACGACCAAGCCCTGGTGGGCGACAAAACTCTGGCCCAGTGGCTATTCGGTGACGGCATTTACCACCACATGGCCGTGGCCGATCCTGACCCCAACGCCGCCCGGGCCCTGGCGCTGCACAAAATCATCCGCCTCCTCACGCTCACGGCCGGCGGCGAGGCCTACCTCGACTTCATCGGTAACGAGTTTGGGCACCCCGAATGGGTCGATTTCCCCCGCGAGGGCAACGGCTGGAGCTACCAGCACGCCCGCCGCCAGTGGAGCCTGGCCGACAACCCCGATCTGAAGTACCATTTCCTCGGCGACTTCGACAAGGCCCTGATTCACCTGGCCAAGGCCCACCACGTGCTGGCCGCCGGCCCCGCCCAGCTGCTGCACCACGACGAGGAAAACAAAGTCCTGGCCTTCGCCCGGGGCCCCCTGATGGTCATCGTCAACCTGCACGTCACGGCCAGCCAGCCCGACTACCGCTTCTGGGTGCCCAAAGAAGGCCGCTACCGCGTGGTCCTTTCCAGCGACGATAGCCAGTTCGGTGGCTTCGACCGGCCCGACGAGCACTACATCTACGAAACCTACGAGCAGCACCTGCGCGTGTACCTGCCCAGCCGCGTGGCACTGGTGCTGGCCCTGGCGTAG
- the ggt gene encoding gamma-glutamyltransferase, with amino-acid sequence MKNTILALPLAVLAACTSGQPRTAPASALEGSGLSSVPTGAGAPLLAAHAMVISAHPLASQVGLAILQKGGNAYDAAVAVQFALAVVLPVAGNIGGGGFLVYRIPDGTAGTLDFRETAPAGATRDMYLDQAGNVVPGLSTAGPLAVGTPGTVAGMVTLHDKLGKLPWAALIAPAIKLARGYALTEREAAGLNRTHDDFIKYNPGNPSAYVRPGGTWHAGDTVRLPELASTLIRIQDQQRGGFYQGETARYLLEEMRRRGGLITQKDLDGYQPKWRAPLRGQYRGYEVITMPPPSSGGVALLQMLQMLEPTNLKTLGYHTPAATHLLTEVERRVYADRATYLGDPDFGHVPVAQLLAKDYNRQRASTIRTDGHATPSAEVTAGPGLPGYESNETTHYNIVDAAGNAVSCTTTLNGAYGSKVVVPGAGFLLNNEMDDFSAKAGVPNVYGLVGGTANAVAPGKRMLSSMTPTILARNGKLALVVGTPGGSTIITGVLTTILGIVDYGLDPQQAVAAPRLHHQWLPDYIDAEAGALTPAAQDSLRARGYAVHPRGPWGRIEAIEVLPNGQLSGGADPRGDDKALGY; translated from the coding sequence ATGAAGAACACTATCCTTGCTCTCCCCTTGGCCGTATTAGCGGCCTGCACCAGCGGGCAGCCCCGCACGGCTCCGGCGTCGGCGCTGGAAGGCTCAGGGCTCTCGTCGGTGCCCACGGGGGCCGGCGCGCCGCTGCTGGCGGCCCACGCCATGGTTATTTCGGCCCACCCGCTGGCCTCGCAGGTGGGGCTGGCCATTCTGCAAAAAGGTGGTAATGCGTATGATGCAGCCGTAGCCGTGCAGTTTGCGCTAGCCGTGGTGCTGCCCGTAGCGGGCAATATCGGCGGCGGCGGCTTCCTAGTGTACCGGATCCCCGACGGCACCGCCGGCACCCTCGACTTCCGCGAAACTGCGCCCGCCGGGGCTACCCGGGATATGTACCTGGACCAGGCCGGCAACGTGGTGCCCGGCCTGAGCACCGCGGGGCCCCTGGCCGTGGGCACGCCCGGCACCGTGGCCGGCATGGTGACCCTGCACGACAAGCTCGGCAAATTGCCCTGGGCTGCGTTGATAGCCCCCGCTATTAAGTTGGCCCGCGGCTACGCCCTCACCGAGCGCGAAGCCGCGGGCCTCAACCGGACCCACGACGATTTTATAAAGTATAACCCCGGCAACCCGTCGGCCTACGTGCGTCCCGGCGGCACCTGGCACGCCGGCGACACCGTGCGCCTGCCCGAACTGGCCTCAACGCTCATCCGCATCCAGGACCAGCAGCGCGGCGGGTTTTACCAGGGCGAAACGGCGCGGTACTTACTGGAAGAAATGCGCCGCCGTGGGGGCCTCATTACCCAAAAGGACCTCGACGGCTACCAACCCAAGTGGCGCGCGCCGCTGCGGGGCCAGTACCGCGGCTACGAGGTCATCACAATGCCGCCACCCAGCAGCGGCGGCGTGGCTCTACTGCAAATGCTGCAAATGCTGGAGCCCACCAACCTCAAGACCTTGGGCTACCACACGCCCGCCGCCACGCACCTGCTCACGGAGGTCGAACGGCGCGTGTACGCCGACCGCGCCACCTACCTCGGCGACCCCGACTTCGGCCACGTGCCAGTGGCGCAGCTGCTAGCGAAGGATTATAACCGGCAGCGGGCCAGCACCATCCGCACCGATGGCCACGCCACGCCCAGCGCCGAGGTAACCGCCGGCCCAGGCCTGCCCGGCTACGAAAGCAACGAAACCACCCACTACAACATCGTGGACGCCGCCGGCAACGCCGTGAGCTGCACCACCACCCTCAACGGGGCCTATGGCAGCAAAGTGGTGGTGCCCGGCGCGGGCTTTTTGCTAAACAACGAGATGGACGACTTCTCGGCCAAGGCCGGCGTGCCCAACGTGTATGGCCTGGTGGGCGGCACCGCCAACGCCGTAGCTCCCGGCAAGCGCATGCTCAGTAGCATGACGCCCACCATTTTGGCCCGCAACGGCAAGCTGGCCCTGGTGGTGGGCACGCCCGGCGGCAGCACCATCATCACCGGCGTGCTCACCACCATCCTCGGCATCGTGGATTATGGCCTCGACCCGCAGCAGGCCGTGGCCGCCCCGCGCCTGCACCACCAGTGGCTGCCCGACTACATCGACGCCGAAGCCGGGGCCCTCACCCCCGCCGCCCAGGATTCGCTCCGCGCCCGCGGCTACGCCGTGCACCCCCGGGGCCCCTGGGGCCGCATCGAAGCCATCGAGGTGCTACCCAACGGCCAGCTCTCCGGCGGCGCCGACCCCCGCGGCGACGACAAAGCCCTGGGCTACTAA
- a CDS encoding NYN domain-containing protein, which produces MLNRAAPEGPSYAAVFVDFENVYYFLKNHFHDPPDLNDYVLALVRKLRDDLAARGLDCLVLNAYADFERLATAPQGGLYLMGVSTRNVLGTHHKNAADMQLCIDAMEVLYTRPDIGTFVLVAGDRDYIPLLQHLRRQARQVLVAGFREATSGDLLQNLGPQHFLDARELLPPATLALLEARRRARPAAPEAVAPAPAAPAAGAPAAPDAEAAPAFDPVRSLAGPDELSCLAFMVAELLRLGQHRPVHELWLTPFLRRLTDEFPALPEYERRDLINGLRTAGALRIEKREGEQHPFSVIVLNPEHPDVQALAAAGA; this is translated from the coding sequence ATGTTGAACCGTGCTGCTCCCGAGGGGCCGTCCTACGCGGCGGTATTTGTTGATTTTGAGAACGTGTACTACTTTCTCAAAAACCATTTCCACGACCCTCCCGACCTGAACGACTACGTGCTGGCGCTGGTGCGTAAGCTGCGCGACGACCTGGCCGCCCGCGGCCTCGACTGCCTGGTGCTGAACGCCTACGCCGATTTCGAGCGCCTGGCCACGGCCCCCCAGGGCGGCCTCTACCTGATGGGCGTGAGCACGCGCAACGTGCTGGGCACCCACCACAAAAACGCCGCCGATATGCAGCTCTGCATCGACGCCATGGAGGTGCTTTATACCCGGCCCGACATTGGCACGTTCGTGCTCGTAGCCGGCGACCGCGACTACATCCCGCTGCTGCAACACCTGCGGCGGCAGGCCCGGCAGGTGCTGGTGGCCGGCTTCCGCGAGGCCACCTCCGGCGACCTGCTCCAGAACCTGGGGCCCCAGCACTTCCTCGACGCCCGTGAGCTGCTGCCGCCCGCCACCCTGGCCCTGCTCGAAGCCCGCCGCCGCGCCCGCCCGGCCGCGCCCGAAGCGGTGGCCCCCGCGCCCGCGGCCCCCGCCGCCGGTGCCCCCGCCGCGCCCGACGCCGAGGCCGCCCCGGCCTTCGACCCCGTGCGCTCCCTCGCGGGCCCCGACGAGCTGAGCTGCTTGGCCTTCATGGTAGCCGAGCTGCTGCGCCTGGGCCAGCACCGCCCCGTGCACGAGCTGTGGCTCACGCCTTTCCTGCGCCGGCTGACGGACGAGTTTCCGGCCCTGCCCGAGTACGAGCGGCGCGACCTCATCAACGGCCTGCGCACGGCCGGGGCCCTGCGCATCGAGAAGCGCGAGGGTGAGCAGCACCCGTTTTCGGTCATCGTGCTTAACCCCGAGCACCCCGACGTGCAGGCCCTGGCGGCCGCTGGCGCATAG
- a CDS encoding GNAT family N-acetyltransferase: MLEPFASARLRYRPLGPPDAAGLFALDSNPHVLRYLGTPPLADPAQARAALARVQGAYRAGAPARWAVELRATGEFLGWAGLKLNHEPVNGRADFIDVGYRLLEPHWGQGYGTEAGRAWLDHGFGALQLPLIAGYAEATHGASRRILEKIGLEFINLFDAADGTPHAWYEAQNPGPAQ, translated from the coding sequence ATGCTGGAACCCTTCGCCTCGGCGCGCCTGCGCTACCGCCCCCTGGGGCCCCCAGACGCAGCCGGTTTGTTTGCCCTCGATAGCAACCCCCACGTGCTGCGCTACCTGGGCACGCCCCCGCTCGCCGACCCCGCCCAGGCCCGCGCCGCGCTGGCCCGCGTCCAGGGCGCATACCGCGCCGGGGCCCCCGCCCGCTGGGCCGTGGAGTTGCGCGCCACCGGCGAGTTTTTGGGCTGGGCCGGCCTCAAGCTGAACCACGAACCGGTAAACGGCCGCGCCGATTTCATCGACGTTGGCTACCGCTTGCTGGAGCCGCACTGGGGCCAAGGCTATGGCACCGAGGCCGGCCGGGCGTGGCTGGACCACGGTTTCGGGGCCCTGCAATTGCCGCTGATTGCGGGCTACGCCGAGGCCACGCACGGCGCCTCGCGGCGCATTCTGGAGAAGATCGGGCTGGAGTTCATCAACCTGTTCGACGCCGCCGACGGCACGCCCCACGCGTGGTACGAGGCGCAAAACCCGGGCCCGGCGCAGTAG
- a CDS encoding alpha-amylase family glycosyl hydrolase, giving the protein MPDHPDAHLFTVRHPEWAANATIYEVNVRNYTPEGTFRAFEAHLPRLQKMGVVIVWLMPIHPIGVVGRKGSLGSPYAVQDYFGVNPEFGALEDLQHLVHTAHGLGMKVILDWVANHTSRDNPLIEAHPDWYRHDARGALVPPVAGWTDVVALDYTNPHLRTYMIEALCYWVREAGLDGYRCDVAGLVPTDFWDEARPALEAIKPVFLLAEWDELYPSGGLSWEEFNSDTHLLERAFDASFGLRLHYLLDRIAEGQAALADIDTYLAAERAKYPPTVYLTHFTSNHDVNSWDGTEYERLGPLAQPFAVLAALLPGLPLLYSGQEAGLNRRLAFFDRDPIDWRDYPLQDFYTKLFQLKKRHPALRNGDPDSTFHRLNGPDGLYGFVREKAGSAVIVLVNTTAEPLVLPGQKMPVSPQKGLFDVFSSETLTLAQPKARTVPAHGWRVLRTRD; this is encoded by the coding sequence ATGCCCGACCATCCCGACGCCCACCTGTTCACCGTGCGCCATCCCGAGTGGGCCGCCAACGCCACCATTTACGAGGTAAATGTGCGCAACTACACGCCCGAAGGCACCTTCCGCGCCTTCGAGGCGCACTTGCCGCGGCTCCAGAAAATGGGCGTCGTCATTGTGTGGCTGATGCCGATTCACCCCATTGGCGTGGTGGGGCGCAAGGGGTCGTTGGGGTCGCCCTACGCGGTGCAGGACTACTTCGGGGTGAACCCGGAATTTGGGGCCCTGGAAGATTTGCAGCACCTGGTGCACACGGCCCACGGCCTGGGCATGAAGGTAATCCTCGACTGGGTGGCCAACCACACCAGCCGCGACAACCCGCTAATTGAGGCACACCCCGACTGGTACCGGCACGACGCCCGGGGGGCCCTGGTGCCGCCCGTGGCCGGCTGGACCGACGTGGTGGCCCTCGACTATACCAATCCGCACCTGCGCACCTACATGATTGAGGCCCTGTGCTATTGGGTGCGCGAGGCCGGCCTCGACGGCTACCGCTGCGACGTAGCCGGCCTGGTGCCCACCGATTTCTGGGACGAGGCGCGGCCGGCGCTGGAAGCCATCAAGCCCGTGTTCCTGCTGGCCGAGTGGGACGAATTGTATCCGTCCGGGGGCCTCAGCTGGGAGGAATTCAACAGTGACACGCATCTGCTCGAACGGGCCTTCGACGCGAGCTTTGGCCTGCGCCTGCATTACCTGCTCGACCGCATCGCCGAGGGCCAGGCTGCGCTGGCCGACATTGATACGTACCTGGCCGCCGAGCGCGCGAAGTACCCGCCCACGGTGTACCTGACGCACTTCACCAGCAACCACGACGTGAACAGCTGGGACGGCACCGAGTACGAGCGCCTGGGGCCCCTGGCGCAGCCCTTCGCCGTGCTGGCGGCGCTGCTGCCGGGCCTGCCGCTGCTGTACTCGGGCCAGGAAGCCGGGCTGAACCGCCGCTTAGCTTTCTTCGACCGCGACCCGATTGACTGGCGGGACTACCCGCTCCAGGATTTTTACACCAAGCTGTTCCAGCTCAAAAAGCGCCACCCCGCCCTGCGCAACGGCGACCCGGACAGCACCTTCCACCGCCTGAACGGGCCGGATGGCCTCTACGGTTTCGTACGCGAAAAGGCGGGCTCGGCGGTGATTGTGCTCGTCAATACCACGGCCGAACCACTCGTGCTGCCCGGTCAAAAGATGCCCGTATCGCCCCAGAAAGGCCTGTTCGACGTATTCAGCAGCGAGACCTTGACGCTGGCCCAGCCCAAGGCGCGCACCGTGCCGGCCCACGGCTGGCGCGTGCTGCGCACCCGCGACTAG
- a CDS encoding DMT family transporter: MPYVFLFLAIISEVIGTTALTASNQFTKLGPSIVTVVGYGLAFYFFSFSLRAIPLGVAYAIWGGVGIILVTLIGFFYFKQRLDWPALAGIGLIVAGVLVMQLFSKTVSD, from the coding sequence ATGCCCTACGTTTTTCTATTCCTGGCCATTATCAGCGAGGTGATTGGCACGACGGCCCTCACGGCTTCCAACCAGTTTACCAAGCTGGGGCCCAGCATCGTTACGGTGGTGGGCTATGGACTGGCGTTCTACTTTTTCAGCTTTTCGCTGCGGGCCATTCCGTTGGGCGTGGCCTACGCTATTTGGGGCGGGGTGGGCATTATACTGGTCACGCTTATCGGCTTTTTCTACTTCAAGCAGCGGCTCGACTGGCCGGCCCTGGCGGGCATCGGCCTCATCGTGGCCGGCGTGCTGGTGATGCAGCTTTTCTCCAAAACGGTGTCGGACTAG
- a CDS encoding M1 family metallopeptidase yields MKKLSFTRLLAAALLLGTATAQAQPTRPTPPPPPPAPAPVSRFPLPQPPANLPPYSARALFTPDYLNQVGPATRTAGGQPGATYWQNAADYQITASLDEKAARVSATVVITYTNNSPDALPFVWLQLDQNLFRADSRGSAVTPVAGGRFGNGGARNGNSARNFPGGDSLQMVSIELHGKKLKANYRVSDTRMQIILPEAMKPHGDKLKISIAYAFNIPEYGSDRLGRLPTKNGEIFEVAQWYPRMAVYDDVEGWNTLPYLTAEFYLEYGNFDYTLNVPANFLVGGSGELVNGAEVLTGTQQRRLAQAATSDKTVIVRGPEEVTQAGSRPSGRNGRLTWHFKCRQARDVAWAASAAFAWDAARMNLPSGRKSLAMSLYPAEAAGDSAWSRSTEYVKKSIEFNSKQWYEYTYPVATNVAGVVGGMEYPGIVFCGARSKKGDLWGVTDHEFGHNWFPMIVGSNERKYPWMDEGFNTFINILSTKNFNNGEYKALADEEGRASLGILYSLLDPNADVPYTVPDVTQARNLGFAAYSKTGYGLYLLRQEILGPERFDYAFRTYIQRWAFKHPTPRDFFRTMNNVAGEDLNWFYHEWFFENWLLDQAVTTVAYVNQDPAKGALITIENRGQAAMPVTAEVKETNGKTTTVRLPVEIWQRGGTWTFRYNSTSPLLQVTLNPDNILPDVNRANNTWRAQKLAE; encoded by the coding sequence ATGAAAAAACTTTCTTTTACTAGGTTGCTAGCCGCGGCCTTACTGCTCGGCACGGCTACGGCCCAGGCCCAGCCTACTCGGCCTACCCCGCCGCCGCCACCCCCAGCGCCTGCACCGGTCAGTCGGTTTCCCCTGCCGCAACCGCCGGCCAACCTGCCGCCTTACAGCGCACGCGCGCTTTTCACGCCCGACTACCTGAACCAGGTGGGGCCCGCCACGCGCACGGCCGGCGGCCAGCCCGGGGCCACCTACTGGCAAAATGCGGCCGACTACCAAATTACCGCTTCGCTCGACGAGAAAGCGGCCCGCGTGAGCGCCACGGTCGTCATCACCTACACCAACAATAGCCCCGACGCGCTGCCTTTCGTGTGGCTGCAACTCGACCAAAACCTGTTCCGGGCCGACTCGCGCGGGTCAGCGGTTACGCCAGTAGCCGGCGGGCGCTTCGGCAACGGCGGCGCGCGCAACGGCAACTCGGCGCGCAACTTTCCGGGCGGCGATTCGCTACAAATGGTCAGTATTGAGCTGCACGGCAAGAAGTTGAAGGCCAACTACCGCGTCAGCGATACGCGGATGCAGATTATTCTGCCCGAGGCCATGAAGCCGCACGGCGACAAGCTTAAAATCAGCATTGCTTACGCCTTCAATATCCCCGAGTACGGCTCCGACCGCCTGGGCCGCCTCCCCACCAAGAACGGCGAGATTTTCGAGGTGGCGCAGTGGTACCCGCGCATGGCCGTGTACGACGACGTGGAAGGCTGGAACACGCTGCCCTACCTGACGGCCGAGTTTTACCTGGAGTACGGCAACTTCGACTACACCCTCAACGTGCCGGCCAACTTCCTGGTGGGCGGCTCGGGCGAGCTGGTGAACGGCGCCGAGGTGCTCACCGGCACCCAGCAGCGGCGCCTGGCCCAGGCCGCCACTTCCGACAAAACCGTGATTGTGCGGGGCCCCGAGGAAGTGACGCAGGCCGGCTCGCGGCCCAGCGGCCGCAACGGCCGCCTTACCTGGCACTTCAAGTGCCGGCAGGCGCGCGACGTAGCCTGGGCCGCATCGGCCGCCTTCGCGTGGGACGCCGCCCGCATGAACCTGCCCAGCGGCCGTAAGTCGCTGGCCATGTCGCTCTACCCCGCCGAAGCCGCCGGCGACTCAGCCTGGAGCCGCAGCACCGAGTACGTGAAGAAAAGCATCGAATTCAACTCGAAGCAGTGGTACGAATACACCTACCCGGTGGCCACCAATGTGGCCGGCGTGGTGGGCGGCATGGAGTACCCGGGCATTGTGTTCTGCGGGGCCCGCTCGAAAAAAGGCGACCTGTGGGGCGTGACCGACCACGAGTTTGGCCACAACTGGTTCCCGATGATCGTGGGCTCGAACGAGCGCAAGTACCCGTGGATGGACGAGGGCTTCAACACGTTTATCAATATCTTGTCCACCAAAAACTTCAATAACGGCGAGTATAAGGCCTTGGCCGACGAGGAGGGCCGCGCCTCGTTAGGGATCCTCTACAGCCTGCTCGACCCCAACGCCGATGTGCCCTACACCGTGCCCGACGTGACGCAGGCCCGCAACCTGGGCTTTGCTGCCTATTCCAAAACCGGCTACGGCCTGTACCTGCTGCGCCAGGAGATTTTGGGCCCCGAGCGGTTCGACTACGCCTTCCGTACCTACATCCAGCGCTGGGCCTTCAAGCACCCCACGCCGCGCGATTTTTTCCGGACTATGAACAACGTGGCCGGCGAGGATTTGAACTGGTTCTACCACGAGTGGTTCTTCGAGAACTGGCTGCTCGACCAGGCCGTGACCACCGTGGCTTACGTGAACCAGGACCCTGCCAAGGGGGCCCTCATCACGATTGAAAACCGCGGCCAGGCCGCCATGCCCGTCACGGCCGAGGTGAAGGAAACCAACGGCAAAACCACCACCGTGCGCCTGCCCGTCGAAATCTGGCAGCGCGGCGGCACCTGGACGTTCCGCTATAACTCCACCTCGCCGCTGCTGCAAGTGACGCTGAACCCCGACAATATTCTGCCCGACGTGAACCGCGCCAACAACACCTGGCGCGCCCAAAAGCTGGCCGAATAG